In Romboutsia lituseburensis, a genomic segment contains:
- a CDS encoding HlyC/CorC family transporter, which yields MESASILIQIVILIILLIGSGFFSASETALMSLSKIRIRHMKDEGIKGAKLVSKLIESPNKLLSSILVGNNVVNIAATSISTSLFITLLGSRGVPVATAFMTILVLIFGEITPKTIAANSSEKVALLVSKPIKFIIFILTPVVWVFDIITKFIFKIFGIQTKSSQPYITEEELKTMVNVSHEEGVLQVEEREIINNVFQFGDMQAKEAMVQRLDMIAINSEDNYDEIIELFKNEKLSRMPVYNDSVDDIIGILNIKDVIFLNDEEIANFDINKYIREPFFTYEFKKITQLLEEMKINKVQMAIVVDEYGGTAGLITIEDLIEVIVGDIEDEFDEEEEEIIVIKEDEYIVEGSTKISDVNELIGVKLESEEFDSIGGFIIGHLRRFPEEEEVLEVDNIKFCIESLDKNRIKKIRIFT from the coding sequence TTGGAATCGGCCAGTATTTTGATTCAAATCGTAATTTTAATAATCCTCTTAATAGGATCAGGATTCTTTTCGGCATCTGAAACAGCATTAATGTCGCTAAGTAAAATTAGGATAAGACATATGAAAGATGAAGGAATAAAAGGTGCTAAATTAGTAAGTAAATTAATAGAAAGCCCTAATAAGTTACTAAGTTCTATATTAGTTGGAAACAATGTAGTTAATATAGCTGCAACATCTATATCAACATCTTTATTTATAACATTATTAGGTTCAAGAGGGGTTCCTGTTGCGACAGCATTTATGACTATACTAGTATTGATATTTGGAGAAATTACACCAAAGACAATTGCTGCAAATAGTTCTGAAAAGGTAGCTCTTTTAGTATCAAAACCAATTAAATTTATTATATTTATATTGACACCTGTAGTATGGGTATTTGATATAATTACAAAATTTATATTTAAGATATTTGGAATACAAACAAAAAGCTCACAACCATATATAACAGAGGAAGAATTAAAAACTATGGTTAATGTTAGTCATGAAGAAGGTGTACTTCAAGTAGAAGAAAGAGAAATAATAAATAATGTATTTCAATTTGGTGATATGCAAGCTAAAGAAGCGATGGTGCAAAGGCTTGATATGATAGCTATAAACTCAGAAGATAATTATGATGAGATTATAGAATTATTTAAGAATGAGAAATTAAGCAGAATGCCAGTTTATAATGATTCTGTAGATGATATTATAGGTATTCTTAATATAAAAGATGTAATATTTTTAAATGACGAAGAGATAGCTAATTTTGACATAAACAAATATATAAGAGAGCCATTTTTCACTTATGAATTTAAAAAAATCACACAGCTTTTAGAAGAGATGAAAATAAATAAAGTTCAAATGGCCATAGTTGTAGATGAATATGGTGGAACAGCTGGGCTTATAACTATCGAGGATTTAATAGAAGTAATAGTTGGTGATATAGAAGATGAATTTGATGAAGAGGAAGAAGAAATAATTGTAATAAAAGAAGATGAATATATAGTTGAAGGTAGTACAAAAATTTCTGATGTAAATGAACTAATAGGTGTTAAGTTAGAATCAGAGGAATTTGACTCTATAGGTGGGTTTATAATAGGCCACTTGAGAAGGTTTCCAGAAGAAGAAGAAGTTTTAGAAGTTGACAACATAAAGTTTTGTATAGAGAGTTTAGATAAAAATAGAATAAAGAAAATAAGAATTTTCACTTAG